Genomic window (Egicoccus halophilus):
ACCTCTGCCGAGCCCACGTCGCCCTGGCGGAGGTCGGGCGGCGCGACCCGACCGCTCCGGTGCGCGACATCCTCGCGGCCAACCCGGGCACGGGGATCGACCCGGAGGTCTGGTCCTACGCCGGGTTCAAGGGCGGCTCGGAGCCGGGCGTGCTGACGCTGAGCTGGTACCTCGAACCGGTCGACGACGACGCGGACGCCCACGTGGTGGTGACCGCCGCGGCCGACACGCGGCAGCCGCTCGACGAACTCGAGGTCGCGGCGCTGATGACGACGGCCGTCGAGGTCGTGAGCGAGGACCTGCGCTGACTCGACGCCGTCTCGCCGTCCGCCGTCCGCCTCGGACGGTGCCGCCGTCAACCTCCCAGGGCGGTGCGCATGCGTTCGACGACGGCCTCGAGCCCCGACAGCGGACGGATCATGACCGTGAGCTCGACGATCCGGCCGGCCTCGTCGAAGCGCAGGTAGTCCCAGCCCTCGAGCTCGCGGTCGCCGACGCGCGCGGCGAACACCAGCCCGACCCGGTCGCCGGCGTCGAGCTCGTCGACGTAGCGGAAGTCCTCGAACACCGTGGTCACGGCCCGTAGCACGGCGGCCGTCGCCTCCCGGCCCCGGTACGGCCGGTGCACGGCCGGCGAGTGGAACACCACGTCGTCGGCGAGTTGCGCGACGGCGGTGTGCAGATCCCCCGCGGCCACGGCGTCGGCGAAGGTGCGGTGGCGACCGCGCGGACCGGCGGTCGGCACGGGCCCGTCGGTCGTCGGCGCGACGCTCGTCGACGCGGCGGTCGTCGACGCGGCGTCGGGCGGCACGGCGGTCGCCGACTCGGACTCGCCGAGCAGGTGGGCCCAGCGGGCCTCGCGGCGGCCCGGCTCCCTGGCGCGCCGTTCGACCAGCGTGCCGAAGCGGTGCTCGGCCAGCGAGCGCAGCACCTCCTCGACCGCCTCGACCGACGCGAAGGGATGCAGCCGGCCGGCGCGCGAGCGCAACTCCCCCGGCGTCTGCGCTCCCCGCAGCAGCAGCAGCGCCAGCACGGCCTGTTGCGGGCGGTCGAGGTCGAGCTGCTCCTCGAGTCGGTGGGCGGCCTTGGGCACCCGGGACCCGCGCGCGTACTCGCTGCGGACCAGTTGCTGCGCCTTGAGGTCGTCGAGGCCGGCGCGGACGTCGCGGTCGTCGTAGTCGACGACCGGGTCCCGTCCGGTGGTCTGGTTGCAGGCCGACCGCAGCGCGTTGTGCGACAGCGGGTAGTGGTCGGGGGTGGCGAGCGCCTTCTCGACCAGGCAGCCCAGCACCCGTTGACCCTGCGCTCCCAGCTGCACGCGCGCTCCCTCGTCCGACCGATCGCGCCAGCCTAACGACGCGACGTCGCGCGGGCGTTCGGCGGTCACCCCCACCTCCCCGCGGCAGCCCGGCCCGCTCGACGAGGGCCGCACGGCGACACCGGGAGCAGCGCAGCGGACCGGGTCCCGGACGCACGATCAGACAGTGCCGGACGCCGACACACCGGCATAGCCTACGCAGCCGTAGGTTCCCCGCCGGAGGTCGTTTCCCCGTGGTCTCCCCCGTCGCCGAGCCCCAGGGCCGGGCTCGCCCGCGCCTGCGTGGCTGGCTGCACCTGGTCGGTGCCGTGCTGATGGCAGCGTCGACCGCACTGCTGTGGCGCTCGACGACCGAGCCCGTCCTGCGCCTCGCCGCGATGATCTACGCGAGTGGCGTCACGGCGATGCTGGCCACGAGCGCGACCTACCACGTGCCGAACTGGTCGCCACGGATGGTCGCAGCGCTCCGCCGCGCCGACCACTCGACGATCTTCCTCGCGGTCGCCGGCACCTTCACCCCGATCGTGCTGGCCACGATGCCGCCGACGTTCGGGACGGTGCTGCTCGCGCTGGTGTGGGTCGGCGCGACGGCCGGCATCGTCGTGCGCAACGTCTTCCACCACGCCCGTCCGTGGGCTCGGATCGTGCCCTACGTCGCGCTCGGCTGGGTCGGGGTGATCACGCTGCCGTGGTTGTGGCGCCACTCGACCACGGTGGCGGTGCTGGTGGCCGCCGGCGGGCTGCTCTACACGCTCGGCGCGGTGGTCTACGCCCGTCGCCGGCCGGATCCGTGGCCGCGCTGGTTCGGCTACCACGAGGTGTTCCACGCCCTGACGCTGGTGGCGATCACCCTGCACTGGTTCGCCGTGCAGCAGGCCGTCAGCACCTGACGCCCGCGGCTGGACGCACGTGCGTCGTGATCCGCATCGCCGCAGTCCCGGGCGCACGTGCGTCGTGATCCGCCGCCGTCCCACGCGCACGTGCGTCGTGATCCGCATCGCCGCGGTCCCGGGCGCACGTGCGTCGCCGCGAGTCGCGCCCCGCGTCAGCGCACCGGCAGGCCGGCGGGGCGGTCGGCGCGGGCGACCCGGCCCCCACCGAGGCACATCACGTCGCCAGCGTCGTACACGACCGCGGCCTGGCCGATCGCGAGCCCGTGGACCGGCTCGTCGAGTTCGAGGCGCACCCGGCCGGCGTCGCCGACCTCGACGCGGCCGGGGACGGTGGCGCCATGGGCGCGGACCTGCACCCGGACGCGACCGTGCGGCGGCGCTCCGGTCGTCCAGGTGGGCGCGTCGAGCTCGGCCCACCGGCACGCGAGCGCGTCGCGTGGCCCGACGACGACGGTGTCGTCGGCGGCATCCACGTCCACGACGAACCGGCGCTCGTGGGTGCCGAGGTTCAGCCCACGTCGCTGACCGACCGTGTAACGCCACACGCCCGCGTGCTCACCGAGCGTGCGTCCGTCGAGGTCCACCACGGGTCCGGGGCGCGACGGCAGGCGCTCGGCGAGGTAGCCGGCGGTGTCGCCGTCGGGGATGAAGCAGACGTCGTAGCTGTCGCGCTTGTCGGCCACCCGCAACCCGTACGACTGCGCCAGCGTGCGGACCTCGTCCTTGGCCACCTCGCCGACCGGCAGCAGCGTCCGGTCGAGCTGCCCGGGCGTGGCGACGTAGAGCACGTAGGACTGGTCCTTGCGCCGGTCGACGGCGCGGTGCAGCCGGGTGTCGGGGCCGGGCGCGCGCACCACCTCACCGTGGCGGCGCAGGCGGGCGTGGTGGCCGGTCGCCAGCGCGTCGAAGCCCATCGCCAGCGCCCGGTCGAGCAGCCCGGCGTACTTGACCCGCTCGTTGCAGGTCACGCACGGGTTGGGGGTCACCCCCGCCGCGTAGGCCTGCGCGAACGGGTCCTGCACCTCGGTGCGGAACAGCTCGGCGAGGTCCCACACGTAGAAGGGGACACCGAGCACCTGCGCGGCCCGACGGGCGTCCTGCGCGTCGTCCAGCGTGCAGCAGCCGTGCCCGGGGACCTGGTCCTCGAGCGCGACGTCGGCGAGCTTGAGGTGCACGCCGGTGACGTCGTGGCCCTGCTCGACCAGCATCGCGGCCGCGACCGCGCTGTCCACGCCGCCCGACATGGCGACCAGCACCTGCGCCATGTTCAGGCCCCCACCACACCGGCGGCCGCGCCGGCGGCGGCGGTGCCGGCCCGCAGTCGCGGGACGAGGTCGGTGAGCACGTCCAGTGCGCGGTCGACCTCGGCGTCCGTGGAGGTCCACCCGAGCGACAGCCGCAGGGGCGTGCCGACCACGTCGCAGGCCTCGAGCACGGGGCTCGCGGTCGCGGCACCCGCGCCGCACGCGGCGCCCGAGGACGCGGCGAGCCCGGCGCGGTCGAGCGCCACCGTCAACGCGGCACCGTCCACGCCGTCGAGCGAGAGGTGCAGGTGCGACGCCAGCCGGTGGTCCGGATCGGTCGGGCCGTTGCGGCGCACCCCGTCCAGCGCGAGCAGCCCGGCGGCCAGGCGGTCGGTCAGCAACCGCAGGCGGTCCCGCAGACCGGCGCGGTCGGCGACGGCGGCCGTCAGCGCGGCGCCGTAGGCGGCGTCCAACCCGGCCGCGAAGGTGCCCGAGCGCACGCCACGGTCCTGCCCGCCGCCATGGGTGAGCGGCACGACGGCCAGGCCGCGGCGCAGCACCGCGACCCCGACGCCCTGCGGCGCACCGAACTTGTGGCCCGACGACGCCAGCGCGTCGAGCTGCCACCCGGTCATGTCGACGTCGAGGGTCGCGACGGCCTGCACCGCGTCGGTGTGCAACGCGATGCCGCGGGCGCGCAGCTCCCGACCGAGGGTCGCGAGGTCGTTGACGGCGCCGAGCTCGTTGTTGGCGGTCATCACGCTGACCAGGCAGGTGTCGGCGCGGACCGCGTCGAGGACCCGCTCGACCGGGACGCGGCCGTCGGCGTCGGGCGGGACGACGTCGAGGGTCGCGTCGCCGCGCTCGGCCAGCCAGCGGGCGGGCGCGAGCACGGCCGGGTGCTCCACGGCGGTGGTGACCAGGTGCGGGGTGCGGGCCGGGTCCCGGTCGCGTGCGGCCCAGACGATCCCCTTCACGGCGAGGTTGTCGGCTTCCGTGCCGCCGGAGGTGAACACCACCTCGTGCGGCGAGCAGCGCAGGGCCGTGGCGACCTGCTCGCGTGCCTCCTCGACTGCGACGCGGGCGGCCTGGCCGGCGGCGTGGGTGGCCGAGGCGTTGGCCGCGTCGAGCCAGCGCTGCAACGCCGCGCGCGCCTCGCGGCGCGGCGGCGTGCTGGCGGCATGGTCGAGCAGGACGGTCACGCCCGCGACGGTAGCGTTCCCCGCCGGGCACGCCGCCCGCACCACCTCGACCGGAGCCGCACGTGAGCGCACCGCACCTGCCCGAGGGCCTGGCCGTGCCCGACGCCCCGGTGCGCGTCGTGCCGTTGACCGTCGACCTCGGCACGGTCGCCGGCCAGCGCGTCGTCCTGCTCAGCCTCGAGGTGTGGCCGCAGTGGGCCGACCTGCGCTTCGCCCGCATCGACGTCGGCGCCACCCGCCCGCTTCCGCGCCGGGTCCCGCCGGTCGACGCCTGGCAGGTGCACCTCGACGGCCGACCGCTGGAGGTGCTCGACGCCGTCGGGCGCGGGGACCGCTCCTTCTCCAACGGCGAGGTCCGCCTGCGGCCCGTCCCGCCCGAGGGGAGCTCCCTCGAGGTCCGGGTCACGGTCATCCCGGGCCACGAGCCGCTGACCGCCACCGTCGCCCTCTGAGCCACCCGGAGACCAACCATGGCCACCGCCGCCGTCGAACGCTTCACCCAGGCCGCCGCCGCCCACGGCCTCGCGCCGGACGTCCGTGAGTTCCCGCAGGGCACCCGCACCGCCGCCGACGCGGCCGCGGCGATCGGGTGCGACGTGGCGCAGATCGTCAAGTCGTTGGTGTTCATGGCCGACGACGAGCCGGTGCTGGTGCTGACCTCGGGCGCGAACCGGGTCGACGAGGACCGGGTCCGCGCCGCCCTCGGTGCGGCGAGCTTCCGCAAGGGCAGCGCCGACGAGGTGCGCGACGCGACCGGCTACGCCATCGGCGGGACGCCACCGTTCGGGCACGCCGGTCCGCTCCGGGTCGTGTGCGACCGGGACCTGACCGCGCACGAGGAGATCTGGGCCGCTGCCGGCACGCCCTCCACGGTCTTCCCGTTGGTCCCGACGACGCTGCTGACGATCACCGGCGCCGAGGTCGTCGACGTCTGCTGAGGCAGGTCGCCGCACCGTCCCGGCGCAGACGTCAGTCGGCGCGGCCGGCCTTGCGGGCCCGGTAGGCGGCGACGTGGGCACGGTTGGCGCAGTTGCCGAGGTCACAGAACCGACGCGAGCGGTTGCGGGACAGGTCGACGAACACCGCGTCGCAGTCCTCTCCGGCGCAGCGCTTGAGCCGCTCGAGGTCCTGGGCGCGGATCAGGTCGGCGACCGCCATCGCGATCTCCGTGCCGATGCGGTCGACCAGCGGGGCGTCGCGCGGGGTGAGGTGCAGGTGCCAGTCCCAGCCGTCGTGACGGATCAGCTGCGGCAGGGCGTGGGCGTCGCTGAGGACCCGGTTGACGATCCCGACCACCTGGTCGACGTCCTCGGTGTCCCACAGGCGGGCGATGCGGTCGCGCAGGTCGCGGACGGTCGCGAGTTCGGCCCCGTCGCCGCGGCGGGTGCCGCTGTAGCGCTCCCGATCGAGGAACGTGGCCAACGCGTCGGGATCGGTCAGTCGCTCCTCGCCCCCCCGGGCGGTGTTGACCAGGGCGGCGGCGCCGTCCAACGCCACCTCGGTGTCATGGGCGAACTGCATGTTGACTCCTGACACCCGGCTCGCGTAGCGTCATGACCGTACCGCGCCGATGGTGCTGACTTCCATCGGGTCGTCGCTCCGACCGGGAGCCGATGCTCCCCCGTGCCGTCTCGAGACGCCCATGTCCAACGCCACCACGCCGCGTTCCGTGCCCGACCTGCGCGTCGGCGTGTCGATGGCGCTGCTGTCGGCGGCGACCTTCGGCTCGTCCGGGCCGATGGCGAAGGCACTGATCGACGCCGGCTGGACGGCCGGGGCCGCCGTGCTGGTGCGCATCGGCGGTGCCGCGGTGCTGCTGGGTGCCGTCGCCGCGGTCGTCCGGCGCGGCAACCTGCGGGTCTCCGGACCGTCGTTGCGGGCCCTGCTCGTCTACGGCACGGTGGCCATGGCCGGCGTCCAGCTCGCGTTCTTCAACGCGGTGCGGACCCTCGACGTGGGCGTGGCCCTGCTGCTCGAGTTCACGGCACCGGTGCTGCTGGTGGCCTGGACGGCGGCGCGCACCCGCACGCTCCCCTCGCGTACGACCCTGGTCGGCGCGGCGCTGACGATGCTCGGCCTGGTGTTCGTGCTCGATCTGACCGGAGCCGGAACGATCGACCCGGTCGGGGTGGCCTGGGGCATGGTGGCTGCCGTCTGCGTCGCGGCCTTCTTCGTGCTCTCCGCCCGCCAGCACGACGACCTGCCCCCGGTGGTGATGGCCGCCGGCGGCACGCTCGTCGGCGCGCTCGTGCTGGGGCTGGCCGGGCTGGTCGGGTTGGTGCCGATGGCGTTCACGAACGGCGACGTCGTGCTCGCCGGCCGACCGACGGGCTGGTGGCTGCCGGCGGCCTGGCTGGTCGTGTGCTCGACCAGCATCGCCTACCTGGCCGGTATCGGGGCGGTGCAGCGGCTCGGGACGCGCCTGGCGTCGTTCGTCGGCCTGACCGAGGTCCTGGCGGCCGTGCTGGTGGCCTGGGTGCTGCTGTCCGAGCTGCCGGGCCCGTCGCAGCTGCTCGGTGGCGCCTGCATCGTCGCCGGCATCGTGCTGATCCGCCGCGCCGAGGGCACCGAGGCGACCGGGGCGGAGGCGGCCGTCCTGCCCGCGGCCCCCGCCGTCGCACCCGATCATCCCCAGGCCGGTGACCACGGCACCCCGGGCCCGAGCCGGCAGTCCGTCGGATGAGTGCGGCGCCACCCGCACTGCCCGCCGGACTGCCGGATGTCGTGCAGGCCTCGCCGCTCGGTGGTGGGGACGTCGCGCAGGCCTGGCGGGCGACGCTGACCGACGGCCGCGAGGTCGTCGTCAAGGCCACGCCGTACGACGCCGGGCTGGAAGCCGAGGGGCTGCGCGCCCTGGCCGACGCGGGGGCGCCCACGCCCGCGCTGCTCGGGGTCGACGCGCACGTGCTGGTGCTCGAGCACGTGTCAGGGCCACCCGACTGGTCCGGGCTCGGCGCGGCGCTCGCCAGGGTCCACGGGCACCACGGCCCGGCCTTCGGCTGGCACCGCGACAACGTCATCGGCCCCCTGCCGCAGGCCAACGGCTGGTGCCCGACGTCCGGCACCTTCGTGGTCGAACGCCGGATCCGCCCTCACCTCGAGGTCCTGCCGGCCGCCCTCGCCCGTCGGCTGGCCGCCGCCTGCGACGGGCCGTTGCCCGCCCTGCTCGACGCCCACGAGCCGACACCGAGCCTCGTGCACGGCGACCTGTGGACGGGCAACGTCGTCGACGGGCGCTGGCTGATCGACCCGGCGGTCCACCACGCCGACCGTGAGACCGACCTCGCCATGCTGACGCTGTTCGGCGCCCCGCCACGGCCGTTCTGGGACGCCTACGCGTCCGCCGCCCCGCTCCCCGACGGGTGGGAGCAGCGCCGCCCCGCCCTGCACCTCGCGCCCCTGCTCGTCCACGTCCGGCTGTTCGGCGGC
Coding sequences:
- a CDS encoding DUF480 domain-containing protein, which gives rise to MQLGAQGQRVLGCLVEKALATPDHYPLSHNALRSACNQTTGRDPVVDYDDRDVRAGLDDLKAQQLVRSEYARGSRVPKAAHRLEEQLDLDRPQQAVLALLLLRGAQTPGELRSRAGRLHPFASVEAVEEVLRSLAEHRFGTLVERRAREPGRREARWAHLLGESESATAVPPDAASTTAASTSVAPTTDGPVPTAGPRGRHRTFADAVAAGDLHTAVAQLADDVVFHSPAVHRPYRGREATAAVLRAVTTVFEDFRYVDELDAGDRVGLVFAARVGDRELEGWDYLRFDEAGRIVELTVMIRPLSGLEAVVERMRTALGG
- the trhA gene encoding PAQR family membrane homeostasis protein TrhA, with the translated sequence MVSPVAEPQGRARPRLRGWLHLVGAVLMAASTALLWRSTTEPVLRLAAMIYASGVTAMLATSATYHVPNWSPRMVAALRRADHSTIFLAVAGTFTPIVLATMPPTFGTVLLALVWVGATAGIVVRNVFHHARPWARIVPYVALGWVGVITLPWLWRHSTTVAVLVAAGGLLYTLGAVVYARRRPDPWPRWFGYHEVFHALTLVAITLHWFAVQQAVST
- the mnmA gene encoding tRNA 2-thiouridine(34) synthase MnmA gives rise to the protein MAQVLVAMSGGVDSAVAAAMLVEQGHDVTGVHLKLADVALEDQVPGHGCCTLDDAQDARRAAQVLGVPFYVWDLAELFRTEVQDPFAQAYAAGVTPNPCVTCNERVKYAGLLDRALAMGFDALATGHHARLRRHGEVVRAPGPDTRLHRAVDRRKDQSYVLYVATPGQLDRTLLPVGEVAKDEVRTLAQSYGLRVADKRDSYDVCFIPDGDTAGYLAERLPSRPGPVVDLDGRTLGEHAGVWRYTVGQRRGLNLGTHERRFVVDVDAADDTVVVGPRDALACRWAELDAPTWTTGAPPHGRVRVQVRAHGATVPGRVEVGDAGRVRLELDEPVHGLAIGQAAVVYDAGDVMCLGGGRVARADRPAGLPVR
- a CDS encoding cysteine desulfurase family protein codes for the protein MTVLLDHAASTPPRREARAALQRWLDAANASATHAAGQAARVAVEEAREQVATALRCSPHEVVFTSGGTEADNLAVKGIVWAARDRDPARTPHLVTTAVEHPAVLAPARWLAERGDATLDVVPPDADGRVPVERVLDAVRADTCLVSVMTANNELGAVNDLATLGRELRARGIALHTDAVQAVATLDVDMTGWQLDALASSGHKFGAPQGVGVAVLRRGLAVVPLTHGGGQDRGVRSGTFAAGLDAAYGAALTAAVADRAGLRDRLRLLTDRLAAGLLALDGVRRNGPTDPDHRLASHLHLSLDGVDGAALTVALDRAGLAASSGAACGAGAATASPVLEACDVVGTPLRLSLGWTSTDAEVDRALDVLTDLVPRLRAGTAAAGAAAGVVGA
- a CDS encoding YbaK/EbsC family protein; translated protein: MATAAVERFTQAAAAHGLAPDVREFPQGTRTAADAAAAIGCDVAQIVKSLVFMADDEPVLVLTSGANRVDEDRVRAALGAASFRKGSADEVRDATGYAIGGTPPFGHAGPLRVVCDRDLTAHEEIWAAAGTPSTVFPLVPTTLLTITGAEVVDVC
- a CDS encoding CGNR zinc finger domain-containing protein, whose product is MQFAHDTEVALDGAAALVNTARGGEERLTDPDALATFLDRERYSGTRRGDGAELATVRDLRDRIARLWDTEDVDQVVGIVNRVLSDAHALPQLIRHDGWDWHLHLTPRDAPLVDRIGTEIAMAVADLIRAQDLERLKRCAGEDCDAVFVDLSRNRSRRFCDLGNCANRAHVAAYRARKAGRAD
- a CDS encoding EamA family transporter, with protein sequence MSNATTPRSVPDLRVGVSMALLSAATFGSSGPMAKALIDAGWTAGAAVLVRIGGAAVLLGAVAAVVRRGNLRVSGPSLRALLVYGTVAMAGVQLAFFNAVRTLDVGVALLLEFTAPVLLVAWTAARTRTLPSRTTLVGAALTMLGLVFVLDLTGAGTIDPVGVAWGMVAAVCVAAFFVLSARQHDDLPPVVMAAGGTLVGALVLGLAGLVGLVPMAFTNGDVVLAGRPTGWWLPAAWLVVCSTSIAYLAGIGAVQRLGTRLASFVGLTEVLAAVLVAWVLLSELPGPSQLLGGACIVAGIVLIRRAEGTEATGAEAAVLPAAPAVAPDHPQAGDHGTPGPSRQSVG
- a CDS encoding fructosamine kinase family protein, with the protein product MSAAPPALPAGLPDVVQASPLGGGDVAQAWRATLTDGREVVVKATPYDAGLEAEGLRALADAGAPTPALLGVDAHVLVLEHVSGPPDWSGLGAALARVHGHHGPAFGWHRDNVIGPLPQANGWCPTSGTFVVERRIRPHLEVLPAALARRLAAACDGPLPALLDAHEPTPSLVHGDLWTGNVVDGRWLIDPAVHHADRETDLAMLTLFGAPPRPFWDAYASAAPLPDGWEQRRPALHLAPLLVHVRLFGGSYVDGVARALDAADLP